The following proteins are co-located in the Leptidea sinapis chromosome 30, ilLepSina1.1, whole genome shotgun sequence genome:
- the LOC126973864 gene encoding zinc finger BED domain-containing protein 4-like, translating to MSPPTKSNVWDYFEPNKEDQDKADCKICKKSYSRKGRTTSSLKNHLKSMHSEEFSTFENISKEKKLQQMKSDANKVTTPLQESKKQLSLEEMVLKEKKWDVNNLNSKKIDKLIGEMIALQNLPFNFVEGLGFRRLMQELAPRYNFRGRNFFTDFVCKELYSKVAQKVKGLIENFDNMSFTSDIWSDPSSNASLLSLTCHGIAENFDRSSIILKCETFDGRHTGDIVAEKFSNMLSEWNIKKQQLHCLIRDEGSNMKRAARLAALNDIDCTVHKIQLAIRSCLGSQENIKILKQKCKRITTHFNHSTIAQKQLQSIQDRLNQPHLKVFQDCVTRWNSTFYMFERFSKIKDALSLYMNDNEIDPILPEEWKMIESFIQLLGPFEEATRELSSSSALISSVIPIIQMLEKKVDDYLYLTRSQEFDPIRQAVTTLKNELSTKFSSLGENNLYTIATYLDPRYKHKFFTPVTEEKIKDDILKMINIENDNFESVNTNAKRAKITDCMENETEQLGPGTSGFNKKPCLKNDLAMMLDSSSEDESQDEPENSSVEAVLKKELLAYRTKKRINVSENPLNWWSVHRGEFKVLSPIVRRFLSAPPGSVPSEQLFSSAGLIYEPLRNRLEPEKAAILLFIKYNAPIFKFNY from the exons ATGTCACCACCGACCAAAAGTAATGTATGGGAttattttgaaccaaataaagaaGACCAGGATAAAGCTGAttgtaaaatatgcaaaaaaagCTACTCTCGCAAGGGCCGCACCACGTCGTCTTTAAAAAACCATCTTAAGTCGATGCACTCAGAAGAATTTTCTACATTTGAGAACAttagtaaagaaaaaaaattacaacagatGAAATCTGACGCAA ATAAAGTTACCACTCCTCTGCAAGAATCAAAGAAACAACTTTCATTAGAGGAAATGGTTCTAAAAGAAAAGAAGTGGGACGTCAATAACTtgaattctaaaaaaattgataaactcATTGGAGAAATGATTGCACTTCAAAATTTGCCGTTTAATTTTGTTGAAGGGCTAGGTTTTCGTAGACTGATGCAAGAATTAGCACCAAGATATAACTTTAGGGGACGCAATTTTTTTACAGATTTTGTATGCAAGGAATTATATAGCAAAGTGGCTCAAAAAGTTAAAGGATTAAtcgaaaattttgataacatgtCGTTTACGTCTGACATTTGGTCGGATCCTAGCTCAAACGCTTCTTTGCTTAGCCTGACTTGCCATGGAATTGCAGAAAACTTTGATAGATCATCGATAATATTGAAATGTGAGACATTTGACGGCCGTCACACTGGTGACATAGTTGCTGAAAAATTCAGTAACATGCTTTCTGAATGGaacattaaaaaacaacaactGCATTGCCTAATCAGAGATGAAGGGTCTAATATGAAACGAGCCGCGCGATTAGCAGCATTAAATGATATAGACTGTACTGTTCACAAGATACAACTGGCTATCCGTAGTTGTTTAGGTTCtcaagaaaacataaaaatactaaaacaaaaatgtaagagAATTACGACCCATTTCAATCACTCTACCATTGCCCAGAAACAACTGCAATCAATTCAGGACAGACTGAATCAACCGCACCTGAAAGTGTTTCAAGATTGTGTAACACGATGGAACAGTACATTCTACATGTTCGAGCGTTTTTCAAAGATAAAGGATGCTCTGAGCCTTTACatgaatgataatgaaattgacCCTATTCTACCAGAAGAATGGAAAATGATTGAAAGTTTCATTCAATTACTGGGACCTTTTGAGGAAGCAACACGGGAACTGAGCAGCTCTTCTGCTCTTATTTCATCTGTGATACCGATAATACAAATGCTTGAAAAAAAAGTTGatgactatttatatttaacaagatCGCAAGAGTTTGATCCGATTCGTCAGGCTGTAACGACTTTGAAAAACGAACTTTCTACAAAGTTTTCTAGCTTGggagaaaacaatttatataccaTCGCTACCTACTTAGATCCTCGCTATAAGCACAAATTTTTCACACCGGTGACTGAAGAAAAGATTAAAGatgacattttaaaaatgataaatattgagAATGACAATTTTGAATCAGTTAATACCAATGCCAAAAGGGCTAAAATAACTGATTGCATGGAAAATGAAACAGAACAACTAGGACCAGGGACTTCAGGTTTCAACAAAAAGCCATGCTTAAAAAACGACCTGGCTATGATGTTAGATTCGTCGAGTGAAGACGAAAGTCAAGATGAGCCAGAAAATAGTAGCGTTGAAGctgtattaaaaaaagagttacTTGCTTACCGtactaaaaaaagaataaatgtgAGTGAAAATCCTTTAAACTGGTGGAGTGTACATCGAGGGGAATTCAAGGTATTATCGCCGATAGTACGAAGATTTTTATCTGCTCCACCGGGCAGTGTTCCTAGCGAACAACTATTTAGTAGCGCGGGATTAATTTACGAACCTCTGCGTAACAGACTAGAACCAGAAAAGGCGGCAATACTACTCTTCATCAAGTATAATGCtcctatttttaaattcaactacTGA